Proteins encoded within one genomic window of Tamandua tetradactyla isolate mTamTet1 chromosome 11, mTamTet1.pri, whole genome shotgun sequence:
- the LOC143649683 gene encoding olfactory receptor 7A17-like — protein MEPGNETRISEFFLLGFSEEPELQVFVFGLFLSMYLVTVFGNLLIVLATITNSHLHTPMYFFLSNLSFVDICLSSTTIPKMLVNIQTQRRGITYAGCLTQMFFFILFVVLDDFLLTVMAYDRFMAICHPLHYTVTMNPRLCGLLVLGSWIISFLYTLLQILMVLQLSFCANLEIPQFFCELNQMIQLACSDTFLNDIVMYFAAGLLAGGPFIGIIFSYLKIVSSIRGISSVSGKYKAFSTCVSHLLVVCLFYCSSLGVYVSTFATHNAHSSAPASVMYTLVTPMLNPFIYSLRNKDIKGALRRFLGGNS, from the coding sequence ATGGAACCAGGAAATGAAACAcgaatttcagaattttttctcttGGGATTTTCAGAGGAACCAGAACTGCAAGTCTTCGTCTTTGGGCTCTTCCTGTCCATGTACCTGGTCACCGTCTTTGGGAACCTGCTCATCGTCCTGGCCACCATCACCAACTCCCAcctccacacacccatgtacttcttcctctccaacctgTCCTTTGTAGACATCTGTTTGTCCTCCACCACCatcccaaagatgctggtgaacattcagacacagagaagagGCATAACCTATGCAGGCTGCCTCACCCAGATgttctttttcatattatttgTAGTTCTGGATGACTTCCTCTTGAccgtgatggcctatgaccgcttcATGGCCATCTGTCACCCCCTGCACTACACAGTCACCATGAACCCCCGGCTCTGTGGCCTGCTTGTTCTGGGATCCTGGATTATAAGTTTCCTGTATACTTTACTACAAATATTAATGGTGTTGCAGCTGTCCTTTTGTGCCAACTTGGAAATCCCCCAGTTTTTCTGTGAACTTAATCAGATGATTCAACTTGCTTGTTCTGACACATTTCTCAATGACATAGTGATGTACTTTGCAGCTGGGCTACTAGCTGGAGGGCCATTCATTGGCAttattttttcatacttaaaGATTGTTTCCTCCATACGTGGAATCTCATCAGTTTCTGGgaaatataaagcattttctacCTGTGTATCTCACCTCTTAgttgtctgtttattttattgttcGAGTCTGGGTGTGTACGTGAGTACTTTTGCTACACATAATGCACACTCAAGTGCTCCAGCCTCAGTGATGTACACTCTTGTCACacccatgctgaaccccttcaTCTACAGTTTGAGAAATAAGGACATAAAAGGGGCTCTGAGACGATTCCTTGGTGGGAACTCATAA
- the LOC143649246 gene encoding olfactory receptor 7A10-like — translation MFQNFIPFWKEAFGLFLSMYLVTVFGNLLIVLATITNSHLHTPMYFFLSNLSFVDICLSSTTIPKMLVNIQTQRRGITYAGCLTQMFFFILFVVLDDFLLTVMAYDRFMAICHPLHYTVTMNPRLCGLLVLGSWIISFLYTLLQILMVLQLSFCANLEIPQFFCELNQMIQLACSDTFLNDIVMYFAAGLLAGGPFIGIIFSYLKIVSSIRGISSVSGKYKAFSTCVSHKKHCILLKYIYIFVYAFICR, via the coding sequence atgtttcagaatttcattcctttttggaaGGAAGCATTTGGGCTCTTCCTGTCCATGTACCTGGTCACCGTCTTTGGGAACCTGCTCATCGTCCTGGCCACCATCACCAACTCCCAcctccacacacccatgtacttcttcctctccaacctgTCCTTTGTAGACATCTGTTTGTCCTCCACCACCatcccaaagatgctggtgaacattcagacacagagaagagGCATAACCTATGCAGGCTGCCTCACCCAGATgttctttttcatattatttgTAGTTCTGGATGACTTCCTCTTGAccgtgatggcctatgaccgcttcATGGCCATCTGTCACCCCCTGCACTACACAGTCACCATGAACCCCCGGCTCTGTGGCCTGCTTGTTCTGGGATCCTGGATTATAAGTTTCCTGTATACTTTACTACAAATATTAATGGTGTTGCAGCTGTCCTTTTGTGCCAACTTGGAAATCCCCCAGTTTTTCTGTGAACTTAATCAGATGATTCAACTTGCTTGTTCTGACACATTTCTCAATGACATAGTGATGTACTTTGCAGCTGGGCTACTAGCTGGAGGGCCATTCATTGGCAttattttttcatacttaaaGATTGTTTCCTCCATACGTGGAATCTCATCAGTTTCTGGgaaatataaagcattttctacCTGTGTATCTCACAAAAAGCATTGCATtttgcttaaatatatatatatatttgtttatgcattcatttgtCGATAA